The Lactuca sativa cultivar Salinas chromosome 2, Lsat_Salinas_v11, whole genome shotgun sequence genome includes the window AAACTGAAAATTTACATTTTGATTGGATTATCCCGAGTAAATTTCCTGATACCCAGGCTAAAAGAGGGTCGAAATCACACGATCCAATTCGACATTCAAGTTCTTGATTACTATTACCATGTTTGTGTCCAAGTTTTTCCAACAAATGAGATACATGAATATGATGGAGCTTCATGTACAACTAATTCTACATTACAACTAAAATAGCTCTTGTCAACTTTAAACTTATAATTGTTCGACAATAAAAAGTTAAACATCAATCAAAACACATTATCATTATGAACACTTACAAATAAACAACTTACATTTTGTTTATAAAAATCTGATTAATTAGCAGCATAAATAACATATGTTCTTTGCCCTTGATCCATCTCTATCTTCAAGGCCTCGCATGAATGACTTGATAGCTAAATGTTCTGAGGCATACGTCATGAAACATGCAAAAATTAAACCTCCAACACCCATCAAACTGAACCTATAAATGTCAAAACAACACCGGAAACATTAAGTTCCAAAACTACAACACTTGCACAAAAGTAAAGCCCTTTCAATATATACCTCAAAAATAAAGCTGTAATCCCAAAAATACCAGGTGCTAAAGGGGCAGCAACAGCTAAAAACGCCATCACTGACCCATAGTACCATGGTGCAACATCACAAGATACCCTCTGATGACCTGCATTAAAACCAAATacattaaaagttttttttagtaatttaatACCATTTATTTATTATGATTTCGGATAATGAAAGTTTAAAAACAAAACCTTTTTCAGAATCATAATCTGATGCTCCTGGACGTGGGTTTCCGGTTTGATTTGCCACCATCTTCCCCCATTTATAAATTATGTGCAAATAAAATCCAAAAAGTAggaaaaaaattgtaaaaatccACTCGTACATCAAAAGCAACCCAGTCCATGGCTTCACTTGCCTAGGCACAACTGAAATAGCAAATCCAAGTGACACCACCGCAACCATGAAACATATTACTACAGAAATTCCACCAAGAAAACCAGGCACCATGGAGTGTGCACCATTAGAGAACTACACATGATCACAACCCATtactttttaatatattataaataaaataaaataaattggaaTTAAATAGTATTAATTTGTAGTTAAAGAGAATAGTTCGGAACTAATTAAACCTGTTGATTAGAGTTTATGGTAGATGAAGATACTGCAGAATAAGCAAGCGCACCTCCTGATCTAAATTTGTAGTATATATGTCTAGCGTGATCGCATAAAGAACGTgtctatatatataaaataataaaaatgatccTGGTTAATTTAGATGATGAATATAAACTTTATGAAACGGAAATGAAAGTGTAATTACCAGAAGAAAAGATCGATAGTAACAGAAGAGTAAAATGAAAACTGGAAACCAAAAAAGAAATTTGACTAAAAGATCATCATGGGGATTTCTGCCTCCTCCTGTTCCTGGAAGAGATTCTTCTAGATGTTCTCTAACATCCTGCCATATATCTACAGGTTTTAAAAGCCAAGATGTCCACCAATCCCATGGTTTTAGAGGTCCAAGTGTATAGTGTATAACACTAATTTCTTTCTCATTTACCATCCACTGCTACAACCAACAACAAAATGAATCAAGATATTAATAAGAATGATTAAATTAATACTTTTTAGTTTTTACCTTATTAGCAATCATGTAAAGTCCAACATCTGCATTGTAAATAGTAGAAAGTCTTTCCATTTCTGCAACTGGTCTAGAAATGGTAGGGTCAAAAACACGTGCACTTGGGAATCCAGAATAATAGGCATTCAAGAAACCCTGATCACCTATAAAAAGAAACAAGAAAAACATTGAGGAAAATTTTATCACATAAGTCACTGATTATGGATAAGGGAAATAATGGTATATATACCTCCTGTATATGAAAACAATGTGGTAACTTTGCTGATCATGTCTTTGAAAAGTTTTTCAGATGGTTCTACTACCATAACACCCGAGTTGAGCCTTTCTGAGTGTTTTAAGTTAGCACAAAATTTTCCACATTTGAATAGAATATCTATGTTCTTGACTATGATTGTATCAGCATCAAGATACACGACTGCAGTAATTTCAGAAAAATATCTAAGGGGTTGATAATTCGATAAACATGTTCATCATTAAAAGAAAAGTTGGAAAATCACCTTTGTCGTAATTAGTCATGTTGAATATCTTGAGCTTTGTGTATACACCCCAAAACCTTGTTGGCCGAACTTGATTAGGGTTCTCCAGTAGACTGATTTGATTCACAATCCAACCATCTGCCTATAAAGATAATCACATAAACAAGATAAGCCAAAACTAGGGAAGGAATATGAGTTCGATAAGTTATTATGAAaaaaaacacacataattcatatATAGAAACTGCATAGTGATTATGGCAACAAGAATACAAAATGTATGAAAATGTTGAAGGGAAACCTGGAGAAGACTCTTGGCGTAGTCAGAAACGCCATCAGAGACCAAAACGACCATGTCTTTGGTGGATCTGGTATCCCGAATTGACTTCCCAAGAACACGTGCTCCCAACATGAATTCATCTCCATATAAAAGAGTTACATACGCTTCTTTAGATTCCGCAGCCGAAGTTGTTTGTGGATTATGGTTCAGAGATAATAAAAGAATCAATCCAAATCCGAACCGAGAAAACGCGTTCAATTTCATCCTTTTGGAATCTAATTTAACAGAATGGTGAGGAGATTGTAAATGAGATTTTTAGGTTTTTCCAATGTATAATTGCATCAAGCATTATTATATTAGGGGAGCCATGCGTTGATTATGAAaagggtttttggaagaaaaacaAATGATCACAACAAAATCTGGATGGGAAATGGAACGACAATCTTCTTCTTACTTTAATTGGTTTGGTTGTTTCTTAGGTTTTCTCTGTTGATCTTCCGAAATCATACGTATCTGCAGAAAGCGGAATTTCGTTGCCTCGTCTAATTTACAAATGGGTCaaataacaaaaacaataatCGGACCCACACAAAAATGTTTTCTCCTCTTtcaaatgacatttgacaaaaccACAAACGATGTGAGCTTTGTAATTCTTTAGAGGATAAAATATAGAAAAGTTATGTATATAtttatcattttatttatttatttaaacatACTTTGTTTTTAAATCTACACCGTCTAATTTACAAATTGTCAAACTACAAAAACAGTAATCAGACCCACACAAAATGCTTTTTTTCTCTTtcaaatgacatttgacaaaaccACAAATGTTGTGAACTTTGTAAATCTTTAGATGATAAAATACAGAAAAATTATAATGCTTATAtttatcattttatttatttatttattagaatggtttacacacatacacactactTTACTTCTAAATTTAGACTTTCGTCCACAGTCGGACTAGAACTGTCAACCTTTGGCTAAAAGACAACTATTCATCAACTCTTGATACTGTTAGGCCAAAagccttttaatatatatatttatcattttattaatttAGTCTTTAATTTGTTTTAATGTATTAAAAAGAAGTAATTATATCTACATTCTACATAGTAATTAAAAAGAAGTAATTATATCTACATTCTACATAGTTACATACTTACAGTGATAAAACATAATGGTGTAGTTACtaaaggaaaaaaaaatcattaagcTTATAAAAATACATTGTATTTTAAGTATTTCAGCAtcttttaacatttttttattaatcaaaatataatattgtATATTACAAACTATATTACTAAATCAAATCGATAATTTGATTTCTATCAACACCAAGAGGGATTTTTTGCAAGGTTAAATTGTGTGTTATTTCGTTAGATAGTAGGAATGTTGTTAATTCTATTTTGAGGTCTTTGTAGGGAACTCCAAATAAGGGTTAGTGTCTGTCAAAGTGAATCAGTTATTATGATTCTGATCATGCTGATTGCATTTCGTTTTGTGTCAACCTCTAGGTATATATCTGATTTGGTGGTGCTACCTATTTGGTGTCCGATGTTGTAGTCCATTGTCATTTTTTCAACCATCAATATCAGTTGATCATTACGGTTGAATCAATGAACGACGCTTTATTATTGAAGCAATAGTTAGGAATAAAAAATTGATAAAAGACATAATAATAAAGATGCCaataaaaaatgtatacaaaaaatGAATATGGTTCACACAGCCAGAATGATCGGTTAATCAACAAACAAACTAGAGAGGTTATTTATTATAATCCAAACTATCATACATGTTTTATGACCGATTACAAAACTACAATGAAATCTATTCAATTATGACATGTCGACATTGCGTGTGGGTCAAGCCTAAAACGTCATCAACTAGTATGGTCTATAAATCCGAATTCCGCAAACATACTCATCGGACATCACATACTAAGTAAAGCACCGCAGACATTAGCTCGAGCCATAGACAGAGCCAGACCCTTTTTAATGGGTTGCACTGACCCAACTTGGAAATGGGTCCCATCATATTTATGCTAAAAAATCCTTCAAAtattaacatttttattaaaaacctcCTCTTTGTCATCCAATTTTAGATTAAATGGTTTCTATAGACATTTTTTACTAAAAAAACCTAaaagtattttaaatttttagaattttataagattatttttttttaataatggaCCTCGATTAAATTTCGTTTTTTAAAGGGTTGCATGGACCCAACTTGAAAATGGGTCCCATCATATTTATGCTAAAAAATCCTTCAAATAttcacatttttattaaaaacctcCTCCTTGTCATCCAATTTTAGATTAAATAGTTTCTATATACATTTTTTACTAAAAAAAacctaaaagtatttaaaaattttagaattttataggATTATATCTTTTTTACGAATAATGGACCTCGATTAAATTTCCTTAGATATACGTCATAGATTGGAAAATGTTTTAGGAGGTGTTTGACTTAGCTTTTGAGATGCCAAAAGTCATTTTAGGAAAAGTTCAAAGGTAAAAGATATTTGACAAAAGACTTTTAGAAGCTATTTTTAGATTTTGGATGGAAGgaaaatcaaaaatgaaaaaactaattttttataacttttccaaaaataactaattttttataacttttcCAAAAATAACTTTTTCCTCTAAAGTTGAGTTCTCCTGGCCTCAAACACCCTTGTTCTCTAAAAGTTGAGTTCTCCTAAATGTTCCAAGTATTTAAATGAGTTTCCTAAAGTTTCATGCAATTCATTCCAAATTTAGATAATACATTTGGAGtattaaaacaagttttaaaaaagaaaatttaaaagaTTCGTTCAAATCTTGCCTTCAACCTTGATGTAATTCAAGTTCGGCAGCCGTCGGTGCAATCGAACGACCAATCTTTTTGTTGATGGAAGGAAAACGATAATAGAGCAAGCCATTAGCCATGGTAAAGACATGGAGCAGATTAACGTGCACTTTTCGCAAAATTCTATTACCCGAACTGCAGCTTAGCAGACCTTATTCAAAAATATTGCCTGGGGTTGCTTCCAACATCCGCATACTAAATAACAAAATCACAAACTTGATTCGAAACAGTAAATTGGATGACGCAAGGATGTTGTTCGACAAATCAAAACAGAGAAACACGGTAACCTGGAATTCAATGCTGAGTGGATACGTAAGACGGAGGGAGATAGTGAAAGCACGAcaactgttcgatgaaatgcctgaaAGAGATACGGTGTCATGGAACACAATGATTTCCGGATACGTTGGTTGTCGTTGTTTAAATGAGGGAAGGAtcttgtttgatgaaatgccatgTAGAGATTTAGTTTCTTGGAATACGATTATTAGTGGGTACGCAAAGAACGGAAAGATGAATGAAGCTTTGAGGCTCTTTACTCAGGCGCCGAATAGGAATCCTGTTTCTTGGAATGCTATGGTTACAGGGTTCTTACAGAATGGTGATTTGAGGAATGCCGTTGAGTTTTTCAAGAAAATGCCTGAGCGAGATGCTGCTTCTCTTAGTGCACTTGTGTCAGGTCTTATTCTTAATGGGGAATTAGATGAAGCTGAAAAGATTCTGCTCGATACTTCATATGAGAATGATACAATAATGGATAAGGTTCATGCTTATAACACTTTGATTGCTGGGTATGGAAGGAAAGGAAGGATCAAAGATGCTAGAAACATTTTTGATCGAATTCCATCTCACCATGATCATGGAAGAGCTGTGAAATTTAAAAGAAACGTGGTTTCATGGAATACTATGATCATGTGCTATGTGAAAGCTAGGGACATTCTCTCTGCTAGGGTTCTATTCGAAGAGATGATGGAAAGAGACACATGTTCTTGGAATACAATGATAAATGGTTACATAGAAATGTCTGAAATGGAAGAAGCTTctaatttgtttaaaaaaatgcCAAACCCTGATGTATATACATGGAATTCATTGATCTCAGGGTTTGGCGAGACAGGTAAACTGGAAATTGCACGTGAGTTGTTCGATAAAATGCCTGAAAGAAACCAGGTTTCATGGAACTCCATCATATCTGCTCATGAGAAAACCAAAAAATATAAAACAGCAATAGAGCTATTCATAAACATGCAAATAGAAGGAGAAAAACCAGATCGACACACATTGTCTTCCATTCTAAGTGCTTGTTCTGAACTTGCTGACATCCAACTAGGCATACAAATACACCAAAAGGTCATAAAGATTGTGACACCAGATGTTCCATTAAACAACTCCCTTATCACCATGTATGCAAGGTGTGGAGCTATAACACAGGCTATGGCTATCTTTGAGGAAATGAAATCATATAAAGATGTAATTTCCTGGAATGCTATGATTGGTGGATACGCGTCTCATGGGTATGCGACAAGCGCGTTACAACTTTTTGGTTTAATGAAGGAAGAGTCAGTGAAGCCAACATATATAACATTTATATCTGTTCTGAATGCGTGTGCTAATACTGGTTTGGTTGAAGAAGGGCGTATGCATTTTAAATCCATGGTTGATGAATTTGGAATTGAACCAAGGGTAGAACATTTTGCTACCCTTGTGGATATTTTGGGTAGAAATGGACATTTTGAGGAGGCTATGGATGTAATTAGAGGGATGAAAATTGAACCTGATAAGGCAGTATGGGGTGCATTATTGGGTGCTTGTAAAGTGCATAATGATGTTAAGTTAGCGCGTGTTGCAGCTGAAGCATTGATAAAGCTTGAACCTGAAAGCTCTACAGCGTATGTGTTGTTGCATAATATGTATGCTGACATTGAACAATGGGAtgatgcaacagagatcagaagGTTAATGGAGAAACATAATATAAAAAAGGCAGCAGGATACAGCCTTGTTTAGAAGCTGCAATTGAGTTTCTCTGAGATTTGAATAGGAGGTTGGAAGCAAGCATAAAAGAATCAAATCATGATCCTCGTCATATTTGAAGTTTATGTAAGAACTTGTGTTTTTAAGGGCATTTTGCTAGTaacgttatttttttttttatacattAACAGCCTTTTCTTAAGCACTTCTTGAAGGATGTTGTGTAGATGGGGTTAAAATCAAAAATAACATGTTGCAGATTTAGGATGGAAATCAATTTTATGATAACAGGTTTAAAGGGATCAAATTGATTTGGACCTTAGAAGCTAAGGGTGTACAATTAATTCGATAGTGCCAACATCCAAATTCAAAGCAAAGTACAATCTACATTGCTTATGGTACAAATCACTATTGCATCAATTCATCAGATGTCATCATCATTCCTTTTTAGCATATATAGAACCATACATTTATAATTTAAGACTACTACAAAATTTGATTCCTGATAAAATCGCACCCTTCCTCAACAACAAAAATAGTTTTAACTCATCTGTAATACGAGGCCATGAAATACAAACTCAAAGAAGTTACAGCTGTCACAATCACTTCCTGCACATTCATACAACTTATATCAGTCTCATATCCTTGAAGGGCATTTTAGACCATATATGGTCTATAACACTTTTCTtcaatattttctgaaaacaaatACACCAAACCATGTACAAAAGAAAGGAATTATCATTCATAAATCATAATCATACCTGGTTGTTATACAAGGCAATAGGGACATAACCACTAATAAATTCGATCAAATTCACAATCCCAGTATATCCCTGAAATAGAAAAaggattatttttttaaatttcgaGTAAAAAAAAGTTGTTTTCATTAAAACAAACGTTATAAATATATGACATACCAAAGATGCAATAGCTATACATCCAAAAGACAGTGCAAGAGAACGTAGCAACCGTTTCCCCATTCGCATCATGCGTCCTTCATCTTCACCTTCTTCCTACACCAAAATCAGCTCAACTATAAGTATAAAAACAAAAGCATATGGTATttgaaataatgaaaaaaaaaaaaaaaaaagtgtgttTTGTCATTACTGTAAATGTGGTGGAAACAGGTGGTTCAAATGCTTTTAACTTCTCAAAGATTCTATAAACAAATACAAAGGATAAAAACTGCACAGGCTTCCAATCAGCACTTCGTGCAACTACAATCCAAGCAATCTGCAGAAATAATAGCAAAGATGTTACATAAAAGAATACGTGTTATATACTATTAAGTGATTAAGCCAAGTAACAAAACAAGTTAAGCTATTTGTACACTTACAAATGCAGCTGATATTGCCATGTTTATCCTTATGTCCTTCTCCTCAGACTTGGTGAACCTGAGAAAATGAAAATATGCACCAATTATCAAAGAGCTGGTGGAAAATTACTTTGGGTATTGTAAAAGTGTAATACCTTGGGCCCCATGGGATAATTGGTTGCTTATCCGCATATTTAATGTCCTTTGAAACCTACATTTCTCATTGAAATACAATAAGTAGAGTTGGAAATGAAGCAACATGTCAACTAGCTCAAAGATATAAGATGTACCTGAAATGAACCAAATGTCACACCCTTCTTTCGATTTGTTAATTGTGCCATCATGAGTTTGTCATATGCTTTCTCCAACTGAAAATGATATGCTTAAGATTAAACCCAATGTTCATGATCAATGAAAGATGCATATTCTTAATGCTTGTATGCTAAATTGCTAACCACCTATTCATTGAACTCAATTTGAACAAAAAGAAAGCACAAAAAAGAGAGAGATGGGACATACAAGAGCAGCAGTCGCCTCATCCCCCCTTCTTTCAGCATCCCTGCGTTTTCTTGTGTAAGCTGCCTTCACCATATCAAATCCCTCAATGGGGTTCACGCCCAGAACCTGTGGAGTATGCCTTTTGATTACTTTCATTTCAATCATTGGATGAAAGGATAGAGAATACTTGAAAAAGGTTAAAAGTTCTTAACAGCTACTCTGTGCAATACATTACTTGATAATAAATATACTTGCCTCATAGGGATTTAACTCTTTGTCTGAACTAGAACTTCCAGCAGCTGAGGAAGCAGCACAAACTATCTTTTGACTCAAGCGACATTTAGAAAATCTACAATTTAGAAATCGTGTCAATATAATCAGCTTATACCAATCAAAACTTTTTCTCAAATCGGAATTAAAGGAAAAACGTATAAAAGATACACCAACAAAAAGTTGAGTGTTCGAAAAATGTTTGTTATAGATACATGCTGTGTAGAAATTATGAATGCACAACACGAAACGCAATTCCAAAGCGATTTTACCTTACGAAGGATGGAGAGAAATTGGAAAGCGAGCTATGAACGAAGATACTCTTCTTGCCACACAAACGAGAATTGGGAATTTGAAAGACGTTGGATATAGCCAAAGCcatcgatgatgatgatgatgatgagatgatgtgtgtgtatgtgtgtgtgtgtgtgaattttgATCCTTTAGGGTTCTTTACTTCTTTTTGTTTGCAGGCGGAGTTTGGGCGTTCGTTCAATCCCGGTTCATGATAATAAAATGAATAAAGATGAATATTGAAAATAATTAATCcattaataatcaaatttatgACGGACGAGacataaataaatatgaaaaatgtatataaaatttacgttaaaacataaaaaaaaactcgAATTTATTCCtaacacataaataaaaataaataagtaaaattaCTTTTTAATGTTAACAAACAAAAGTTTAAACTATAAAAAACATAGGGTATGCGACCTGATTCATATGtagaaaatgtataaaaaaaataattaagaaaatataaaaatttacgTCGAAACGTAGACAAACTCGAATTTATACCAACATATATATGAAAAAAgtaagttataaaaaaaaaaataacgatTGGAAGTTCTAAATTTACATCGAAACGTTGATCATTTCGAATTTATAACGACgcatatatataaataaacacataataaatTAGGTTTTTAAGTTAATGAACGAAAGTTATTGAAGAAAAAACAGATTATATATTATGCGGGTTAAGTACGAAAATTTAGAACGTCCATGGTTGTGAAAGTTTTTTATTGTCTAAAAAATGTAAACTCTAAACTTTTTCTCGGCATTAGAAAATTGATCTGACATATCAGTTCAATATCTAATGCATAGCCTTGAAAATTTATCCTTTCTACTCGAAATCTAGCCTCAAATTTCATACATTGAATCATTGATGTTGAAAACCTAACATGACATATCACATATAGTCAATCGTATGACCTCACAAAATAAGATGTCCAAGATATACAAAGATTACAAGGGATAATATCAAAAGTCACAAACTagcaaaaaatatattatatctaCAATTATACATGTCAACTTTATCTTCGGGAGTCGTCATTATCTTTTAGAATATCTCCAATAAAATTGTGATGCAAAAATCCATTGGTAAAACTTTTTTAAAATGCATGTTTACGAATCATCTTTTTATAAGGATATTAACAGTGTTTCTTGTTTGTTTGGTCCGATTCTAGTTTGGCTCACCATTTCCCTTTGTCTAAATCGAGTTTGGTACATGTTCATTTACACACAACTAATAGATGTTGAGGATTCACAATGCCTAGActttctttaaaatgataattttctGTAACTTTAAATCCTTGATTTTGTAATAAATTACTCCACGGGGTATATGGATATATAATTAAACCATGATACCATTCATTTATATCAAAAAGGTTATGGTCACTTTTATGATCAAAAGGGAGATAGGAATAAGATGGTTTGAAGTAGAAGTGGGCGTGTCAATCCAACCCTAAGTTAGGTCCAAAAGATGAACTTTGATGATTCAGCCATAGGTGGAAGTGGCCCCTCAAAATAGTTCGTAacaattaaattttatatttcatttaagTTATATTTGCAATGCCACGTTAATTTTATCAAAACTAAATAACGACCACCtctaacatttaaaaaaaattaaaacaaaaaaatacaataaCCACCCACCAATAATCCATATTTTATTTTCGCATTAAACAATGAAAAAATTTATTAGTTTTTGTCCCAACAAATGGGTAAATATAATGTCACCATACGTATATGTCTATAAGACCAAATTTAAATATTGCATCACATTTATAGCATTTTCAATAAGAAATTCTTAAATGTTCAATATTAATAATCATGATTTGTTTTTTAATCAGTAATATCAATTATTTTTATCTTGTTAATTTTCTTCTGAGTTTCATGTtctatataattattaattaatcatcTTTGTTCAATAATTTCACATTTTACTCCGAGATGCTCTTACCATTCTTTTTTCTATTAAGATTATATGATTGATGAAGAAAGAAAAAGTATATATtcgattatatatttttttattctatGTATTACAGTGTATTTGATGATAATATGGAAATTATCCCAAATTTAACAGTGTTCATTTATGTCATAAAATTTCAATTTTCTCAAAGATTTGCTTATTTTGGCAAAGTTAGATGGAAATTGGAAATTGATAGTTATAACTTGATAATTTATAGCCTTAAaatatagtgttttttttttgtgtggaaGTGATATGTAAAAGTGTTGTAAGCTTTTAAGAGCTTTTAAAAGTTTGTAAGAGGTGAACAATAacacaaaatataaaaattaaaagctAAGAACCTTCAGAAACTATTTGAAATAACCGgattaaaactttttatttaaactAAAAGATTTAAGTTTATATAGTCGAATAATCTTTTTCTTTAATTcaagttttttctta containing:
- the LOC111916335 gene encoding protein CHLOROPLAST J-LIKE DOMAIN 1, chloroplastic; translated protein: MALAISNVFQIPNSRLCGKKSIFVHSSLSNFSPSFVRFSKCRLSQKIVCAASSAAGSSSSDKELNPYEVLGVNPIEGFDMVKAAYTRKRRDAERRGDEATAALLEKAYDKLMMAQLTNRKKGVTFGSFQVSKDIKYADKQPIIPWGPRFTKSEEKDIRINMAISAAFIAWIVVARSADWKPVQFLSFVFVYRIFEKLKAFEPPVSTTFTEEGEDEGRMMRMGKRLLRSLALSFGCIAIASLGYTGIVNLIEFISGYVPIALYNNQEVIVTAVTSLSLYFMASYYR
- the LOC111916226 gene encoding LOW QUALITY PROTEIN: inositol phosphorylceramide glucuronosyltransferase 1 (The sequence of the model RefSeq protein was modified relative to this genomic sequence to represent the inferred CDS: substituted 1 base at 1 genomic stop codon); this translates as MQLYIGKTXKSHLQSPHHSVKLDSKRMKLNAFSRFGFGLILLLSLNHNPQTTSAAESKEAYVTLLYGDEFMLGARVLGKSIRDTRSTKDMVVLVSDGVSDYAKSLLQADGWIVNQISLLENPNQVRPTRFWGVYTKLKIFNMTNYDKVVYLDADTIIVKNIDILFKCGKFCANLKHSERLNSGVMVVEPSEKLFKDMISKVTTLFSYTGGDQGFLNAYYSGFPSARVFDPTISRPVAEMERLSTIYNADVGLYMIANKWMVNEKEISVIHYTLGPLKPWDWWTSWLLKPVDIWQDVREHLEESLPGTGGGRNPHDDLLVKFLFWFPVFILLFCYYRSFLLTRSLCDHARHIYYKFRSGGALAYSAVSSSTINSNQQFSNGAHSMVPGFLGGISVVICFMVAVVSLGFAISVVPRQVKPWTGLLLMYEWIFTIFFLLFGFYLHIIYKWGKMVANQTGNPRPGASDYDSEKGHQRVSCDVAPWYYGSVMAFLAVAAPLAPGIFGITALFLRFSLMGVGGLIFACFMTYASEHLAIKSFMRGLEDRDGSRAKNICYLCC
- the LOC111916334 gene encoding pentatricopeptide repeat-containing protein At1g62260, mitochondrial; the protein is MVKTWSRLTCTFRKILLPELQLSRPYSKILPGVASNIRILNNKITNLIRNSKLDDARMLFDKSKQRNTVTWNSMLSGYVRRREIVKARQLFDEMPERDTVSWNTMISGYVGCRCLNEGRILFDEMPCRDLVSWNTIISGYAKNGKMNEALRLFTQAPNRNPVSWNAMVTGFLQNGDLRNAVEFFKKMPERDAASLSALVSGLILNGELDEAEKILLDTSYENDTIMDKVHAYNTLIAGYGRKGRIKDARNIFDRIPSHHDHGRAVKFKRNVVSWNTMIMCYVKARDILSARVLFEEMMERDTCSWNTMINGYIEMSEMEEASNLFKKMPNPDVYTWNSLISGFGETGKLEIARELFDKMPERNQVSWNSIISAHEKTKKYKTAIELFINMQIEGEKPDRHTLSSILSACSELADIQLGIQIHQKVIKIVTPDVPLNNSLITMYARCGAITQAMAIFEEMKSYKDVISWNAMIGGYASHGYATSALQLFGLMKEESVKPTYITFISVLNACANTGLVEEGRMHFKSMVDEFGIEPRVEHFATLVDILGRNGHFEEAMDVIRGMKIEPDKAVWGALLGACKVHNDVKLARVAAEALIKLEPESSTAYVLLHNMYADIEQWDDATEIRRLMEKHNIKKAAGYSLV